The following coding sequences lie in one Rutidosis leptorrhynchoides isolate AG116_Rl617_1_P2 chromosome 4, CSIRO_AGI_Rlap_v1, whole genome shotgun sequence genomic window:
- the LOC139841614 gene encoding uncharacterized protein, translating to MATIEKSLLKGIEVGKDNVLVSHLQYADDTIFFGEWSRSNALNLRNLLKCFELSSGLKVNFNKSSLYGIGVEMSEVNLIARYLGCQVGNLPFIYLGIPIGTKLSKLKDWNSVIEKFKSRLSG from the coding sequence ATGGCGACAATTGAAAAAAGTCTACTTAAAGGAATTGAAGTTGGTAAAGATAATGTGTTGGTCTCGCACCTCCAATACGCGGACGACACGATCTTTTTCGGGGAATGGAGTAGATCGAATGCTTTAAACTTAAGGAATCTTTTAAAATGCTTTGAACTTTCTTCGGGTTTGAaggttaattttaataaaagtagtcTTTATGGGATCGGGGTTGAGATGTCGGAAGTAAACTTAATAGCTCGTTATTTGGGTTGTCAAGTTGGTAACCTTCCTTTCATTTATTTAGGGATACCGATAGGGACAAAATTGTCAAAGCTGAAGGATTGGAACTCGGTAATTGAGAAATTTAAGTCTAGGCTTTCGGGTTGA